The Plasmodium yoelii strain 17X genome assembly, chromosome: 8 genome includes a region encoding these proteins:
- a CDS encoding DnaJ protein, putative — protein sequence MLNDIIIQVVIASIGVTIVNSDKIKFLHKFKYAVYALIFSFLIYKGIPWNRENYYIYLNITPNATKQEIQTAYRQAAKIYHPDKNSDESADSSFIKLKHAYDVLSDDVRRSNYNRFGDYKNGEVDDNTATLLICLSLVQHAMFFIIGYFLSYRKQLEFSRQIFLVYNIASFCFELQFRFIEDDTTFDWLPVIGYLLPYEKIKLLRMIFPIVFFISICISAYAYTDRNASLIYLMRSILSTNRIIVERSNDVVESTNYLKKNGDQLVSKLQQTRKSDNPMFQTNNKNSENDSLDSFDSDNNNAKDENKNSKDENKNPEDENKRLLENVKEFSLTLDSQQMNLLEKCFEIMKNKKTDNKKGKKKSWFEFFSLQMVFGVIFIYMWFTSK from the exons ATGTTAAACGATATCATAATACAGGTTGTTATAGCTTCTATAGGAGTTACTATAGTCAATagtgataaaattaaatttctTCATAAATTTA aATATGCAGTATATGCCTTaatcttttcttttttgatatataagGGAATACCATGGAATAGAgaaaattattacatttatttaaatattaccCCCAATGCCACAAAACAAGAAATACAAACAGCTTATAGGCAAGCTGCTAAAATATATCATCCA GACAAAAATTCAGACGAATCTGCGGATTCatcttttataaaattgaaaCATGCTTATGATGTTTTATCAGATGATGTAAGAAGAAGTAATTACAATCGATTTGgggattataaaaatg GAGAAGTAGACGACAACACCGCGACCCTGTTGATATGCCTTTCTCTAGTTCAACATgctatgttttttattattgggTATTTTTTGTCATATCGTAAACAATTAGAATTTTCCAGACAG attttcctagtatataatatagcaAGTTTCTGCTTCGAATTACAATTTCGATTTATTGAAGATGACACAACCTTTGATTGGCTTCCTGTTATAGGATATCTATTACCATATGaaaaaatcaaattattAAGAATGATATTTcctattgttttttttattagtatATGTATATCTGCTTATGCATATACAGATAGAAATGCGAGCTTAATTTATCTTATGCGTTCAATATTATCAACAAATAGAATAATTGTAGAAAGGTCAAATGATGTAGTTGAGTCAACtaactatttaaaaaaaaatggagatCAACTAGTTTCTAAATTACAACAAACAAGAAAATCTGACAATCCTATGTTTCAAactaataacaaaaatagtgaaaatgaTAGTTTAGATTCCTTCGATtctgataataataacgcaaaggatgaaaataaaaattcaaaagatgaaaataaaaatccagaggatgaaaataaaagactacttgaaaatgttaaagaATTCTCATTAACTCTTGATTCTCAACAAATGAATTTATTAGAAAAATGTTTtgaaataatgaaaaataaaaaaacagatAATAAGAAAGGAAAAAAGAAATCATGGTTTGAATTTTTCTCTTTACAAATGGTATTTGgagttatatttatttatatgtggTTTACTTCAAAGTAA
- a CDS encoding PPPDE peptidase, putative has translation MSIYLHTYILDVPFFLKNVRHTGIEVFGNEYTFSMDGIITSKPKRSGIGRYSKSYELESMKLTYYEFSEILNVLGKIYRPNTYNFIYKNCNHFCDDLFELLCGKRLLHSFMIYSRLGKFFGNFKNVAMCGSINTMDITKDDKNMYVCALRLSKSILKKNKNINKKKTILYQNKINEDINHNFIQQPSYIIPYNSTISPNMYCNPNILTGSTESSKYEKCFNDFSTNTYNTLYSLSTTDGFSFP, from the exons ATGAGTATCTatttacatacatatattttggaTGTCCCTTTTTTCTTGAAAAATGTTCGTCACACag GAATTGAGGTGTTTGGAAACGAATATACATTTTCAATGGATGGTATAATAACAAGCAAACCGAAAAGATCAGGAATAGGACGGTATAGTAAAAGTTATGAATTAGAATCTATGAAGTTAACATATTATGAATTTTCCGAAATTTTAAATGTTcttggaaaaatatatagacctaatacatataattttatatacaaaaattgtAATCATTTTTGTGATgatttatttgaattattatgCGGGAAAAGGTTATTACATAGTTTTATGATTTATTCAAGATTAGGTAAGTTTTTTGGGAACTTTAAAAATGTAGCAATGTGTGGATCTATTAATACTATGGATATAACaaaagatgataaaaatatgtatgtatgtgcTTTAAGATTATCAAAATcaatacttaaaaaaaataaaaatataaataaaaaaaaaacaatattatatcaaaataaaataaatgaagatATAAATCACAATTTCATTCAACAACCTTCATATATTATTCCATATAATTCTACCATATCACCAAATATGTATTGTAACCCAAACATATTAACTGGATCAACAGAAAGttcaaaatatgaaaaatgttTCAACGATTTTAGCACAAACacatataatacattatattcattaagcACGACTGACGGGTTTTCTTTtccataa